From Streptomyces sp. 6-11-2, one genomic window encodes:
- a CDS encoding LytR C-terminal domain-containing protein, whose protein sequence is MGGKYRITGNRYPRMRKPRRRGRLVFLAVASVTVLGVIGWGTWQLIDVFTGGRKASAAGTDGDCSTKASPAASPSATSAARELPKPGQITVNVLNATPRGGLAKQTADELKKRGFRIGQVGNATEQFDKKVKGAGLLVGPASSLNTSLPVLATQLAGAESRTDTRKGTDVDLIIGTGFKALTQQTAADQALTALTALTAPQPSATAPKKGC, encoded by the coding sequence GGCGGGAAGTACCGGATCACGGGGAACAGATACCCGCGGATGCGCAAGCCCCGGCGGCGCGGCAGGCTCGTGTTCCTCGCCGTCGCCTCCGTCACGGTCCTTGGCGTGATCGGCTGGGGCACGTGGCAGCTCATCGACGTCTTCACCGGCGGCCGGAAGGCCTCGGCGGCCGGCACCGACGGGGACTGCTCGACCAAGGCGTCGCCCGCGGCGAGCCCGTCGGCGACGAGCGCGGCCCGGGAGCTGCCCAAGCCGGGCCAGATCACGGTCAACGTCCTGAACGCCACGCCCCGCGGCGGCCTGGCCAAGCAGACCGCGGACGAGCTGAAGAAGCGCGGCTTCCGCATCGGTCAGGTGGGCAACGCGACCGAGCAGTTCGACAAGAAGGTCAAGGGCGCCGGACTGCTCGTCGGCCCGGCCTCGTCGCTGAACACCTCGCTGCCCGTCCTCGCCACCCAGCTCGCCGGGGCGGAGAGCCGCACGGACACCCGCAAGGGCACCGACGTGGACCTGATCATCGGCACGGGCTTCAAGGCGCTGACCCAGCAGACGGCCGCCGATCAGGCCCTGACCGCCCTGACCGCCCTGACGGCCCCCCAGCCCTCGGCAACCGCCCCGAAGAAGGGCTGCTGA
- the upp gene encoding uracil phosphoribosyltransferase, with translation MRLHVVDHPLVAHKLTTLRDRRTDSPTFRRLADELVTLLAYEATRDVRTEQVDINTPVAPTTGVKLSHPRPLVVPILRAGLGMLDGMVRLLPTAEVGFLGMIRNEETLQASTYATRMPEDLSGRQVYVLDPMLATGGTLVAAIQELIKRGADDVTAVVLLAAPEGVAVMERDLAGTPVTVVTASVDEHLNEHGYIVPGLGDAGDRMYGAAE, from the coding sequence ATGCGTCTCCACGTCGTCGACCACCCGCTGGTCGCTCACAAGCTCACCACGCTGCGCGACCGCCGCACCGACTCCCCGACCTTCCGCCGGCTCGCCGACGAACTGGTCACCCTGCTCGCCTACGAGGCGACCCGCGACGTGCGCACCGAACAGGTCGACATCAACACGCCGGTCGCCCCGACCACCGGCGTCAAGCTCTCCCACCCGCGGCCCCTGGTGGTGCCGATCCTGCGGGCCGGCCTCGGCATGCTGGACGGCATGGTGCGGCTGCTGCCGACCGCCGAGGTGGGCTTCCTGGGCATGATCCGCAACGAGGAGACGCTGCAGGCCTCTACGTACGCGACGCGCATGCCGGAGGATCTCTCCGGCCGCCAGGTCTACGTCCTGGACCCGATGCTCGCCACCGGCGGCACGCTGGTCGCGGCCATCCAGGAGCTGATCAAGCGCGGCGCCGACGACGTGACCGCGGTCGTCCTGCTGGCCGCCCCCGAGGGCGTCGCCGTGATGGAGCGCGACCTGGCGGGCACCCCGGTGACCGTGGTGACGGCCTCGGTCGACGAACACCTCAACGAGCACGGCTACATCGTCCCGGGCCTCGGAGACGCGGGCGACCGGATGTACGGCGCCGCCGAGTAG
- the tadA gene encoding tRNA adenosine(34) deaminase TadA — translation MPNTNRTPTPTGAPAPARAPDPVRDRWRAAMRLALDEAGQAVPGGDVPVGAVVLSADGTTVLGVGHNEREATGDPTAHAEVLAIRRAAAKTGQWRLSGCTLVVTLEPCTMCAGAIVLSRVDRVVYGARDEKAGAAGSLWDVVRDRRLNHRPEVIEGVLAEECAALLTDFFRGR, via the coding sequence ATGCCGAACACGAACCGGACGCCGACCCCGACCGGGGCCCCGGCCCCTGCCCGGGCCCCGGACCCGGTGCGCGACCGCTGGCGGGCCGCGATGCGGCTCGCCCTGGACGAGGCCGGGCAGGCCGTCCCGGGCGGGGACGTGCCCGTGGGCGCGGTCGTGCTGTCCGCCGACGGCACGACCGTGCTCGGCGTCGGCCACAACGAGCGGGAGGCCACCGGCGACCCGACCGCACACGCGGAGGTGCTCGCCATCCGGCGGGCCGCCGCGAAGACCGGGCAGTGGCGGCTGTCGGGCTGCACCCTGGTGGTCACACTGGAGCCGTGCACGATGTGCGCCGGAGCGATCGTGCTGTCCCGGGTGGACCGGGTGGTCTACGGCGCCCGCGACGAGAAGGCCGGCGCCGCCGGCTCCCTGTGGGACGTCGTACGGGACCGGCGGCTCAACCACCGGCCCGAGGTGATCGAGGGTGTGCTCGCCGAGGAGTGCGCCGCACTGCTGACCGACTTCTTCCGCGGCCGCTGA